The region cgggccccctatgttatatatatattttaatatataataatataaaatatatttttataatatatacggtgaaaaaaattaatctatatttataaaaatatatttattaaatataatatacatttaatattatatattttaatatatataatattatattttaaaatttaaaaacacacatatatctgtttatctatctatctgtctatacaaaacaacaccccacaaaaaaccccacacacccccaaaaacgcaccaacaaaacacacacacacacacacacacacacacacgcaacacccgcacacacacacaaaaccacaacacacaccccccccccacacacaaaaaaaacacacacacacacacaaaacacatatatgtatattatatataatatattaaaaatatatataaaataaatatatatatctgtgtgtggggggctgttttaacaaaaatataaaaattaaaatatttttataatatatatattttaaaattataaaatataaaaatttttttatattatatatatatatattaattataaaatataaaaagatatatgtatatgtatatatatatatatatatataaaaaattttatattttatatatatatttggtgttgtgtgtgtgtgtgtgtgtgtttggggttgtgttttgtgtgtgtattgtaaattataaaaattatattatattgtatatttatataaataatattattatattatatataaataaaatattactttacctattcatcatcaccacccacaaacacacaacacacacaaaaaccccccccaaaacacacacacacaaacacacacaccccaaaacacacacgcacaaaagccCACAcacagaagggggaaaaaaccgggcgTAAAGGgagagccacccccccccctttgggaaccTGCCAAGGGCCCCCCATAAAGGGAGTTCGAAATGGAacttcccaaacccccaaaacttccATTATAATCGCCTCATTGCAACGGGCCTAAGTCccatcaaaaagggaaaagcccgGCATTTGTCacccccaaatcaaaaaaaaacccccaaagccccCGCCTCTTGGGCCAAACtccgacccatcgccattactccttTGGGCCCCACCCTGCTGTGTAAAAGCTTTGTCGGCTTCCCAGGCCCCTGCCCCCCAGGGTTTAAACACtgggcagttcggcaacatgcccctcctcttccacccaacACTCCCCTCGTCAGTTTCTTCGACTTCGTCCAaccccacctcgacaagcgcaaaccCTCCGTCCCCAAAGCATCTTCTTTGATTTCAAGAAGTTTTCCGCCTGGTGGCCCACACTACGGTCACTCAAAAGCaggcagcttccacgggcatcggGGAGTGCCTCACCCTTTTTGGTTTTGGCGGGATTTTCCCTCTCCAACAGGaaaacaggccgtgcgcgtgcagggtaaATTACCCCAACTTCTCCCAAACCACgtgggggcccccccaagggtagaagggggcccccttttgtttCCCAAAGTCATAAAAAAGGGACGCTCTCCTCGATCCCGAGCTTTTGGAAAACggggatgactcgaccatcgcctcCCCCTTTGATATTTTCCCTGTATATTTCCGCCATCCAGCGCCCCCTCGAAAAAccccctctcctggaccaccgaaAATCACGCCACCATCAATGCTAAAGTCAGTTGAGATGCATTTCGActtctcccccaaaaacccccccccctcccccatcctcacgctggaaaAACCCAATCCGCTCGACGTAGCCCGTTCccccaagctgctcggcgtcaccaccGATAAGCCTCCGGGCCCAAAGAAAGCCCGGGGCCcctcgtgaggtctgcctcgtacaggcttcacatgctgcgtgcTTCAAGTCCCCCCTTGGCGTTCCCCCTCCCGGGGCTTTAGAAATCTACAGGTATTTATCCGGGCccaaattgacctacgcctcccccgcctgggccccctccctcaaacccccaccccccgctgcTACAAATTGagaggggcaaaaaagggggccaaaaatcaTTTCGGCCGTTCTATACTACTATGAACCCGCGCCCCGGGTGCCCTAGGCCTTTACCTCCCTCGCCCCACTTTTTTTACTAAATCAACCTCCCCTttcagcagtttggtctaaaattgcgtGGCCCTCCACGCCACCCTGACCTGGTGACCCCCCCacgcggggcccccccccctcgccgggCCCTTTCGCGGCccccaacaaactggtgcccctCAGGGCCCCCCACTGACCTTACCCCGGGCACAGTAACCCCTTCTATTTCCCACTCATCAACGAACATAGTTCCttttttacttgtccaatcctagccaCCTGATTtttttacttggcttttgttattggttttttttgttttttaccgattgtttttttacttttatgtggttttttatttttatgtataaagttttttctctctatctgatttcttaaagtatattttcagccctggctgcatgaaaacaataaaaacccaaatttttattatcattattatcacacacacacacaaaacacaaacacacacctcacaccccacacacaccaccacccacacaccccacacacaccccacctacacacacatataaaattttaaatttttttttaaaattttatatatatatataatatataaaattttatattttatatattatatataatatatgtaaatataaaatattaataaaaatatatatatatatatatatataattaaaatatgtgtgtgtgtattgtggggtgtgtgtttttggtgtgtgcgtgtgtggggtgtctggggtgtattcatatctattttaatattttaaaataataaagggaCTATAttgtaaagatataaaaataatatatcttatatatatatatatatatataataaaatatatatatcgtatattttttataacaaaaaatatatataaaaattataattatatattttatataatataatattatatatatatatacttttacaaaaacatatactacattatcatctttttttttggaaaattttaatttatcccttaaaatatatatatattaatatatatattaaaatataccatatttattatatatatatatgtgtgcacacacacacacacacacacatacacaacacataacacacacacacacacacacacacacacacacacacacacacacaacatatatatatatatatatatatatatatatatatatatatctatatatatgtgtgtgtgtgtgtgtgtgtgtgtgtgtgtgtgtgtgtgtgtgtgtgtgggtgtgtgtgtgtgtgtgtgtgtgtgatatatatatatatatatatatatatatatatatatatatatacatatatatatattatgtatataaataattacgtattatatatatatatatatatatatatatatatatatatattatattattctatatatcatacatatatatgtacatatatatattatattatacacacacacacacacacacacacatacatgcacacacacacacacacacacaaaaacacaacacacaaatatatatatattatatagatatatatatatatatatataatgtgtgtgtggtgtgtgtgtgtgtgtgtgtgtgtgtgtgtgtgtgtgtgtgtgtgtgtgtgtgtgtgtgtgtgtgtgtgcatatatatatgtatatatatacatatgcaaacagatagatatatgtatgtatatgtatatgtatacagtatacatatacatatattatatatatatatatatatatatatatatatatatatgtgtgtgtgtgtgtatgtgtgtgtatgtgtgtatgtgtgtgtgtgtgtgtatgtgtgtgtgtgtgtgtgtgtgtgtgtgtgtattcaatatctatgtaatataatatatatatgtacatatatatgtatgatatatagataatataatatatattatatatataatatatataattatatacgtatattatttatatacataatatatatacatatatatttatgtaacacacacacacacacacacacacacacacacacatatatgtatacatatatatatatatatatatatatatatataatatatatatatgtgtgtgtgtgtgtgtgtgtgtgtgtgtgtgtgtgtgtgtgtgtgtgtgtgtgtgtgtgtgtatgtgtgtgtgtgtgtgtgtgtgtgtgtgtgcatatatatatatatatattatatatatatatcaaatatatatatatatatatatatatatatatatatatatatatattatgtatataaataatatacgtatatatatatacatatatatatatatatatatatatatatatatatattatattatctatatatcatacatatatatgtacatatatatattatattatacacacacacacacacacacacacacacaccacacacacacacacacacacacacatatatatatatatatatatatatatatatatatatatatatatatgtcatgtggtgtgtgtgtgtgtgtgtgtgtgtgtgtgtgtgtgtgtgtgtgtgtgtgtgtgtgtgtgtgcgtgtgtgtgtgtgtatgtttgtgtgtgtgtgtgtgtgtgtgtgtgtgcatatatatatatgtatatatatatacatatgcaaacagataaatatatgtatgtatatgtatatgtatacagtatacatatatatatatatatatatatatatatatatatatatatatatatatatatgtgtgtgtgtgtattgtgtgtggtgtgtgtatgtgtgtgtgtgtgtgtgtgtgtgtggtgtgtgttcaatatctatgtaatataatatatatatgtacatatatatgtatgatatatagataatataatatatatatatatatatatatatatatatatatacgtatattatttatatacataatatatatacatatatatatatatatatatatatatatatacatacatatataaatatatactgtattttttatttttctttattttatttttttttaatggtaggttcatgtttgagccgccgtggtcacagcatgatacttaattgtagttttcatgttgtgatgctcttggagtgagtacgtggtaggttccccagttccttttcagggagagtgccggtgttaccttttaggtaatcattctctgtattttatccgggcttgggactagcactgacttgggctggcttggccacccagtggctaggtaggcaatcgaggtgaaattctttgcccaagggaacaacgcgccggccggtgactcgaatcctcgaactcagattgccgtcgtgacagtcttgaggccgatgctctaaccactcggccaccgcggccttatatactgtatacatatacatatacatatacatatacatatatatgcttatttttagacatatgtatatatgatatatatatatatatatttttatatatatatatatatataatatatatatatatatatatatatatatactg is a window of Penaeus monodon isolate SGIC_2016 unplaced genomic scaffold, NSTDA_Pmon_1 PmonScaffold_10821, whole genome shotgun sequence DNA encoding:
- the LOC119568794 gene encoding pistil-specific extensin-like protein, whose protein sequence is PASWAKLRPIAITPLGPTLLCKSFVGFPGPCPPGFKHWAVRQHAPPLPPNTPLVSFFDFVQPHLDKRKPSVPKASSLISRSFPPGGPHYGHSKAGSFHGHRGVPHPFWFWRDFPSPTGKQAVRVQAPPRKTPSPGPPKITPPSMLKSVEMHFDFSPKNPPPSPILTLEKPNPLDVARSPKLLGVTTDKPPGPKKARGPS